In Streptomyces longhuiensis, the following proteins share a genomic window:
- a CDS encoding DUF6461 domain-containing protein: MVLVRGRCDGLLVRALEGRTMAQVNSGWSGVRWEHWRDADNIRRRLDQGADPEVWGGGRPLHRAAAFGSPEVVAELARRVRDVDALDDGTTALWEAVMGDRPDNARALAAAGADPWRPQFGGWSPGRLSLAGPAPDLFPMPEGERGLTEAERTVAREGRRLVEALGTFHYEGTGLACVAGIDAQEAIRRLEAKPADVEDLEELLDDPYAYDMDESLRIIGVTTVPGGCVVTQPWGYAPQTPGVMTMLSAGTYSYGLYANPKSGNQGIIARDGAIEGSDLHPGGGPDHGDTSEEVLFAYLFQHNAVAYSCASAGLRLTDARAVLGPPDRWVELPRRDYWTHS, from the coding sequence ATGGTGCTCGTACGGGGGCGGTGCGACGGACTGCTCGTGCGGGCACTGGAGGGGCGGACGATGGCACAGGTCAACAGCGGCTGGTCGGGCGTGAGGTGGGAGCACTGGCGGGACGCCGACAACATCCGGCGGCGTCTCGATCAGGGGGCCGATCCCGAAGTGTGGGGCGGAGGTAGGCCGTTGCACCGGGCGGCGGCCTTCGGCTCACCGGAGGTCGTGGCGGAACTGGCGCGACGCGTACGGGATGTGGACGCGCTCGACGACGGGACGACCGCGCTGTGGGAGGCGGTCATGGGGGACCGGCCGGACAACGCACGGGCGTTGGCCGCCGCCGGTGCCGATCCCTGGCGACCCCAGTTCGGCGGTTGGTCGCCCGGCCGGCTGAGCCTGGCCGGACCGGCGCCTGACCTCTTCCCGATGCCCGAGGGTGAACGCGGACTGACCGAGGCGGAGCGCACTGTCGCCCGGGAGGGCAGACGCCTCGTCGAGGCGCTGGGCACCTTCCACTACGAGGGCACGGGTCTCGCCTGCGTGGCCGGGATCGACGCCCAGGAGGCGATCCGCCGCCTGGAGGCGAAGCCCGCGGACGTCGAGGACCTGGAAGAACTGCTGGACGACCCCTACGCGTACGACATGGACGAGAGCCTCCGGATCATCGGAGTGACGACCGTGCCCGGCGGGTGCGTCGTCACCCAGCCCTGGGGCTATGCGCCCCAGACGCCAGGTGTGATGACCATGCTGTCCGCCGGCACCTACTCCTACGGTCTGTACGCCAACCCCAAGAGCGGCAACCAGGGCATCATCGCCCGCGACGGGGCCATCGAAGGTTCGGACCTCCACCCGGGCGGCGGACCGGACCATGGCGACACGTCGGAGGAGGTCCTGTTCGCCTACCTCTTCCAGCACAACGCCGTGGCCTACTCCTGTGCCTCTGCCGGCCTGCGCCTGACCGACGCGCGCGCCGTCCTCGGCCCACCGGACAGGTGGGTCGAACTGCCTCGGCGTGACTACTGGACGCACTCGTGA
- a CDS encoding class II aldolase/adducin family protein, with translation MDTFAATTSPNTGIGPVPPGFKAMLPPTFDSVEQERLHRKQELAAAFRLFGKFGFSEGVAGHITARDPENPRWFWVNPFGMSFTQIKVSDLVLVDHDGNVVEGDHPVNRAAFCIHSEVHKAREDAVAAAHAHSVHGKAFSTLRRRLDPLTQDACAFFEDHGLYEDFRGVVNDTEEGRRIGEALGPNKAVILANHGLLTVGQSVAEAAWWFITMERSCQAQLLAMAAGTPYLIDRETALQVREQIGSPLSGWFQLRPLWDQIIAEQPDLFD, from the coding sequence ATGGACACGTTCGCCGCGACGACATCGCCCAACACAGGCATCGGGCCGGTACCGCCGGGGTTCAAGGCGATGCTCCCGCCCACCTTCGACTCGGTGGAGCAGGAGAGGCTGCACCGCAAGCAGGAACTGGCAGCGGCCTTCCGGCTGTTCGGCAAGTTCGGGTTCTCGGAGGGTGTGGCGGGGCACATCACGGCGCGGGACCCGGAGAACCCGCGATGGTTCTGGGTCAACCCCTTCGGCATGAGTTTCACCCAGATCAAGGTCTCCGACCTCGTCCTCGTCGACCACGACGGCAACGTCGTCGAGGGCGACCACCCCGTCAACCGCGCCGCCTTCTGCATCCACTCCGAAGTACACAAGGCCCGCGAGGACGCCGTCGCCGCGGCCCACGCCCACTCCGTGCACGGCAAGGCGTTCTCCACGCTCCGCCGTCGGCTCGACCCGCTCACTCAGGACGCCTGCGCGTTCTTCGAGGACCACGGGCTCTACGAGGATTTCCGCGGAGTCGTCAACGACACCGAGGAGGGCCGGCGGATCGGTGAGGCGCTCGGCCCGAACAAGGCCGTCATTCTCGCCAACCACGGCTTGCTGACGGTCGGTCAGAGCGTGGCCGAGGCCGCCTGGTGGTTCATCACGATGGAGCGCTCCTGCCAGGCGCAGCTCCTGGCCATGGCAGCCGGCACTCCGTACCTCATCGACCGGGAGACGGCGCTCCAGGTACGGGAGCAGATCGGCAGTCCGTTGTCGGGGTGGTTCCAGCTCCGGCCGCTGTGGGACCAGATCATCGCGGAGCAGCCGGACCTCTTCGACTGA